Below is a genomic region from Candidatus Eisenbacteria bacterium.
GTCCCACATCGCGGTGATCGCGACGCGGCCGGTCAGATTGACGACTTCGGGAAAGACGAGCGGCCCCGGATAGTGAGTTCCGGAAGGATCGTATCTCGGGATCGTGGCGAGAGACGCGCCGACCTTGCATCCCTCTTCGTCGACCCGGTACAGATTGAACGTGATCGTGTATCCCCAGCCGGGCGTCGTGTACCGCCAGTACCACCAGAACTCGGTGTTCGTGCACACCTCGTTCGGAAGCGCGCCGCAATCGGCCGGGAGATCGAACACGACGCCGACCTCGTCCCCCGGCTCCCAACCCGACCAAACCCACAGCCACCGCGAGCAGAGATTGTAGTAAACGATCGAGCAGGTGCCGGACGCCGCCCCGCGATCGTGGAGCGAGATGCCTTCCAGCACGGGAACGCGCGTCCGGTTCGGGATGTCCGCAGAGGCGGAGAGCGCGAGGACAAAGAGAAGAACCTGGACGGACAATACTCTCCTCATGAGCGGAACCTCCTCATGGGCCGAGGCTTCGGCTGCTTCACGGTGTTCTCCTCGACTTTCCGGAACCGTGTCGGGCATATGCGGCGGGTGGAGTAGTGCAAGCCTTATTTTATCACATCCGGAGCATTATGGCTAGAGGGGCCTCGCGCAGGGCGCCTGTCACGCGATCAGGGCTTCTCCACCCGTCGTCCCCTCCAGGCGCGGGCGACGGCGCGGGGATCGCCGCCGTTCTCGATCGCGCCGAGGAACTCACGGACGACAAGGTGGATGAGGGGCGGAGCCGTGACGAGCGGCTCGGGGCAGAGCGCGCGCGCCTCCTCGATGGCCTCGGGGAGACGCGAGAGGTCGCCGCACCAGACAAGACGCCCCAGTGAGGCCATGTGCCCGATCATGTCCTTCTGATGCTGGTCGGGACGGTCCGGGTTGTCGGCGGCGACAAGACGGATCCCGCGCCGAAGGACCTCGAGAATCGTCCCCGCGCCCCCGTGCGAGACGACGACCTCCGCGCGCGCGTAGTACGGCTCCAAGCTCGGCGCCATGCGGAACCACCGCGCGTTCTTCGGCTCGTAGCGCCCGATGCCGATCTGGATCTCCATCGGGAGGTCGATGCGCGGCGCGGCCTCGTCGGCGGCGCGCACGAGCGGATCGAAGTCGGTCGAGCCGACCGTGACCAGGAGGATGCGCCCCGCGGCGCGCGCCTCAGAGGAGGAGTCCGGCGTAGACGGCATCGGGGAACTTCTCTTTCTGGAGCTCCGGCCACTGCACGATGAAGAGGTCGGCTCTTCCGTACATGAACTGCCCGGTCTTCGACGCGGTATGGATGCGAGAACCGGTTTCGATGAAAATGATCGGGATACGAAGGAATCGACAGAGGATCGACACGGGGATCGTCATCGCGGGTCCTGCGTGAACGAGCGCGTGCGGGCGCGCGCGAAGGAGGATCGCGAGCGATTGAAGGGTGAGGCGCGCGTAGCCGAAGAGCGCCTTCCACTGATGCTTCTCCTTGAGATGCGGGCGCCGGCAGCGATGGATCGTTCCCGGGATCGGAAGCTTCTTCTCGCTCCACGCATCCTCGCGGACAATCATGTAATGGTATTCGTATCGGTCGCCGAGGAGCGCGACGAGGCGGAGCATCTCGACCGAATGTCCCCCTTCGCCGAGCGGGAGGAGCACGCGAAGGCGCTTTCTCGCCGCTGGCGCGCTCTCTTCCTCCGCGCCGGGCCCGGATGGCGCGTTCCCCTCGATCGAGCAGGTCTTCACTTCTTCTTCCTTTCGAGCACTCGTTCGTAGACCGCGCGCACCTTCTTCGCGCTTTCTTCGAGCGAAAGGTGCATCACGCGCGACCGCCCGTCCGTGCGGCGCCCGAAACGAAGGGACTTCTCGATCGCCTCCGTCGCCCCCTCGACGCTCTTGTCGCAGAGGAAACACCCGTGAGTATCTCCGATCACCTCTCGGATGTCCCCCACGTCGGTCGCGACAATCGGAAGATTGCACCCCATCGCCTCCTTGACCACCATCGGCGAGCCTTCCCCCGTCGACACAAGAACCAGGACGTCCGCGGCATTCATGTAAGGAGGGATCTCCTCATGCTTCTTGTCGGTAGCGAGGACAAGATCGACCGGGATTCCTTTCTCCCCGAGGCGCCGGACCGCTTCCCTGGCTACATCCACGCGCTTCTCCGGCCGCATGAGACCGACGAACAAGACGAGCTTCCGGTCGAGCGGGAGTCCGAGCGTGCGCCGCGCCTCTCGCGGATCGGTGGGGCGGAAGAGATCGTAGTCGACCCCCGGCGGGATGATCGCATCTGCCTTGCGGCCCAGATGGCTTTCGACCCAGCGGCTCGTGGCGATCCGTCCGTCGACGAGACGCGCCATGAGGCGGGAGAGCGGCGCCGTGTACGACTCGGCCACCTCGGTTCCGTGGAATGTGAGAACGAGGGGAAGCCGGCGCTCGAGGCGAGCGACAGGCCCGGTCAGCGTGTGGTGCGCGTGCAAGAGCTGGTAGGGCCGCGCGCGCACCTGGCGGAGGTAGGCAGGCACCGCGCGCAGATAGTTCGCGCGGCTCGCGCGCCCGTTCACATAGAAGACATCGACACCTACGCCGAGCCGTCGGAGCGCCCCCACCTCGTCTCGCACGAACGTCCCGTAGTTCTCGGCGCCCTCATGCGGATAGAGATTCGCAACGACGAGAACGCGGAGCGACTGATCGGGCAACTTCGGGTCTTCAAAGAAGAGAAAAGATCCTCTACCCATACACCCTCTCGATCCGGTTTCGATCCGGTACCTGATACCCTATTTCCTCGTCAGGAACTCACTGCGCTTCCGAAGACCTACCGGGAAATAGAGTATCAGGTACCGGATTTCCACCGGATTTCCGAATCAGGTAGTCCCCCACCGCGAGGTTCTCGAGCCCCGAGCGGAGGAGGACGTCGATCGCGTCCGACGCCGTGCAGACGATCGGGTACCCGTGCAGGTTGAACGACGTGTTGAGGACGACCGCCCGCCCGGTCTTCTCCGCGAAACACGAGATGATCTTGTGGAAGGCCGGGTTCTGGTTCCGGTGAACGAACTGCGGCCGCGCGGTCCGATCGTACGGTTGCACCCCAGCGGGAAACTCCCCGACCTTCTCCGTTGTGTCGAAGGTCATGATCATGTAGGGCGCGTCCATTCTCTTCGGGTTCACGACGTACTCGTCGCTCCGCTCGGCGAGCATCGCCGGCGCGAACGGCATCCAGAAGTCGCGGTTCTTGATCATGTCGTTGATGATGCGGACGACGTCCTGCCTCGTCGGGTCGGCGAGGATCGAGCGGTTCCCGAGCGCGCGCGCCCCGAACTCCATCCGGCCGGCGGCGCGGGCGACGACCTCTCCCGCCGCGAGCATGTCGGCGACGGTCGTCTCGATGTCGGCCGGCTTCTCGATCGTGAGCCCCTTCTCCCGAAGCGCGGGCGCCATCTTCTCGATTTCGGCGCTCTCCGGCTCCGGGCCCCAGTAGATGTCCCCGAGGGGCGGGATCTCGAACGGACGCCCCTTGCGCATCCTCTCGTTCGCGTACGCGAGATACGCGGCGCCGATCGCGTTCATCTCGTCTCCGCACGAGGGGAAGACGAAGAGCCCGTCCACCTCCGGAAGCTCGTAGATCCTCTGGTTCGCCTTCACGTTCATGAAGACGCCGCCGCCGAGCGCGACCTTCCGGACGCCGGTCGCCCGGATCGCGTTTTCCGCCCATCGTGTGAGATGTTCTTCCGTGAACTGTTGAAGTCCGGCACAAATCCAGTCGAAGCGCATCCTCTCGACGAGATCGCGCAGGAACCGGTAGCTGTAGTACGTGTGCGGGACGCCGTTCTTCCGTTTCCAGGTGAGACCGGCCCCGTTGTCGAAGACGAGAAGCTCCTTGAAGCGGTCGTAGGCGATCTTCGCCCCCTTCTCTGGAGCGTAGGGAGCCATCCCCATCAGCTTGTACTCGTGTTCGTTCGGGACCATCCCCATCACGAACGTGATCTGCGCGTAGATGAGGCCGAGGCTGTGCGACCAGTCGACCGTCGAGATCGGCGGCTCCAGCCGGCCGCCCGAGCCGACGCGGACCGACGCGCAGAGATCGTCGCCGGCGCCGTCGTTCGTGAGGATGAGCACTTTTTCGCCGCGCCACGGGGACCCGTAGTACGCCGCGGCTGCGTGGCACGTGTGGTGGTCGAGAAAGACCGCGCGGCCCTCGGGAAGCCCCGCCTTTCGGATCTCCTCGATCCGCGACGAGCGGCGCCCCGCGCGGAAGAGCGCGTTCGCCGGCGTCTTCTTGAGGACCTGTTTCACTTGAGATTTCAACGTCTGCGACTCGGCGAACTCCTTCAGGATCTCCTGCTGCGTCATGCCGTAGGGCATGTGGACCGAGTGCATCGCGACGCAATCGATCTCCCCCGGATCGGTGCCGGTCGACTCGAGAAGCCATCGGACCGATCGATGGGGGAAGCAGTTCTCGTTCTTGACGCGCGTGAGGCGCTCTTCCTGAAGGGCGGCGCGGACGATCCCCTCCTCGAGGAGACAGGCCGACGCGTTGTGTCCGTCGTGGATGCCGATGATCTTCATTTTCTTCGAGTTGCCCCTTCTCCGTCTCTTCCTTCCGGGAGCATAACAAGAACGCGCCCTCGGGTCCACGCGCCGAGCGCGTCCGTTCACGGAAAGGATCGGCCGGAATCTCGCCCCGCTGAAGGGGTTATGCCGCGCGAGCCCGGGTGAGGGACGAAAGCTGCGAAGGCTGTAGCGGGGACAACCCGGCGGTCTGGTCCAGGTACAGCGTACCTGGTACGGTGGTGAAGGGCGTACCTGGTACAATCCCCGGGGAGGGATGGCGATGCGCTCGACCTCAAGATCGCGAGCTTCCTCTTCCCGCTCGCCTTCACGCTCGCCGTGACCCTCGCGAACGCGCGGGCGAACGGCCGAGGAGGTCTCGTGAGACGCGCGACGCAGCCCGCGCCGATTCGGGAGGCGCCTCCGAACGATTCGTATCGGTCGCTCGCGCGAAGCGGTCCGATTCTCGCTCTCTTTCTTCTCGCCCTTCTTCTACGCGTCGCCGCGCTCGACCGGTCGCTCTGGGTCGACGAGACGCGGACGTTCGAGTCGACCGATTCGTGGGAGAGCGTGGTCGATCGCCATGTTCATGTCGGCCAGGGGGATGTTCATCCTCCGCTCTACTTCGCGCTCGTTCGGCTTGCGCGCTTCCTTTCCGACGATCCCTCGTTTCTCCGCGCGCTCTTCCTTCCGTTCGGGCTCGTTTCGCTCCTCTTGATTCATCGAATCGGGTGCCTTCGCGGCGGGCACGCGGTGGGGCTCGCCGCGCTCTTTCTCGCGGCCGCGTCGCCGGCTCACATCCGCTATTCGGTCGAGCTCCGGCCGTACTCGCTTCTACTCTTGTTCTCGTCGGTCTCGACCTACGCGTTTTTTCGCATCCTCTCGGGAGGCGGGACAAAGGACCGCGTGCTCTTCGCGGCGGCGACTGCTCTGAACCTCTACACGCACCTCTTCGCCGCGGTCCTCTACGCCTCGCACGCGCTCTTCCTCGCGATTCCGTGGGCGGGGGAGCGCCGCTCGGTTCGCCGCGACCTCGCGGCCGCCCTCCTCCCTCTTCTTCTCTATTTACCGTGGCTCCGGGCGGCGCTCCTCCTCGCGGGAGGGAGGACCCTTCGAGGCGCGGACGGAGGAGGACTCTTCGGAACGATCCTCTTCGCGCGCGCGTTTCTCGAAACGCTGGTCGGCTTCGCGGGAGGAAAGCTCCTCGCCTTCTCCGCGACGACGGCGCTTCTCCTTGCCGGGTTCGCGCGGCTCCGGAGAAGCCCGCGCTTCGCACCCGTGATCGACGCCGCGACGCTTGTTCTCCCGGCCGCCCTCTTCACCGCCTCGAGGCCGGATCATCACCCGAACATGCGGTACTTCCTCTTTCTCTATCCTTACTGGGCGGTGCTGCTCGGGGCGGGAGCGGTCGGGATCGGCGAGCGGCTCGCGCGCACGCGCCTCCGGCTCCGTCCTCTCCTCATCGGCGCGGTCACGCTCGCGCCGGTTCTGGTTCTCTTCCTCCCCGGGGAGAGACCGGAGATCTGGATCCGCTCCGACCGTTGGGAAGATGTGCGCGACGCAATCGAGGAGAGGCTCACCTCGACGGACGCGGTCGTGTCGGCGCCGGAGTCGTTCACCGTCGCGAGGCTCCTCCTCCCGATCGCCGGCCCCTCTCTCGCGGAGAAGCTCGGCGAAAATCGGTCGATCGCGCCCCCTTACGGCGATCCCTTTCGAAAGGCCGACGATGCCTGCGAGCGGATCTGGGCGATCGTGGTCGGAGAGGGGAGGCGTTCGGAGGAGATTCGAGAGACCCTCGCCCCCGTGGCGGCCGAGCGCCGCGACTTCCGCATGGTCGAGTGCCGCGCGACCCTCTTTCGAATCGAAAGATGAGGCGGCAGTGGGGACACGTACCGATCCGGCCCGAGCTCTGCCCGGGCCGAATCGGAACATGTGACTAAAACCCCCCGCCCGGGGTCGTGCGGGGGGCGAAGAAATCAGCGAGAGCTTCTCTTAGAACCAGTAGTACCAGCCGACCTCGAAAGCGTTGGCGCCGACCGAGTAGAAGTTGGTCGGGCTATCGCCCTCGCCGCCGTCGAGGATCTCGACATCCAGACCGTGGGCGGCCGTGACGCCGAAGTTGTCGGTCGCCGCGTAGTAGACGGCGAGCCAGAGGTGGACCCAGAAGTCCATCGTCGAGTCTTTGTCCTCTTCATCGAACGAGGTGTTGCGGAGCGTGAAGCCCGGACGGAACGCGAGCGATGCCCGGTCGCCGGCCAACAGCTCGATCGGGAGCCCGATGTGGGCGTAGATCCGCGTGAAGTCGCTGTCGAAGCTCTGGAAGCCGACACCCACGTCCGCCGCGATCTTCTCGGCCAATACGTAGCGAATGCCGATCGGAGCCTCGTTCTTCACCCAACCGAGGGCGATCGATCCGGGCTCCATTGCGTTCGCCGCCGTGCTCACCATCGCGACAACCGCCGCCATCAGAATGAGCTTTCGCATAAGAGATATCCCCCCTTCCGGCTACGGAAGACTCCTCTTCACCTGCCAGATTCTGCCGGGCGCCAATATGGCGATCCCGGACGCCCCTGTCAACAAAAAACGCCCGCGAAAAATCTCCGGGATTTATGCCAGGGGCAAAGACCGCTGTCAACCTCTTTCTGGCCGCGTCGAGGGGCGCGCGATCCCCGCGCCTGCCTCTCCCTCGGCCGCCCCCATGCCTTCCCGATTCGCATCGACCACGGAATATACGCTCCCGCCCACGCTCTCGCCACCGGATGATCCCTCAGATCGCTCCGTGCGCGCGATCGGGCTGCCCGGTGCAGCGCGGTGCATTTCTATCGCATTGTAACACAACAAGTTACAAACCAGCTTTCGGCGCGTCCCGGCCGCGGCCCGTTTAGCCTCCGCGGCACGAATCGTGCGGGAAGCCGTGTGTGAAGCGCCGATCCGGTCCCGGGGACCGGTCGGGCGGGGAGGACGGGGATGGGAGGGGAGACGCTTCTTCATCGAGATCGAACGGCCGCGCGCGCGCGGCTCCGGATGACGATGGTGCTTCTTGCGTGCGGCGCATGGGCGATCGCGATTCCCCGCGCAACGCTCGCGTGGGAGGACACGGACGGGAACGGCATCGACGATCGGGCCGAGGTGCTTCTCGCGGAGAAGTTCCGCCCCGTTCTCATCTTGCCGCGGGAGGAAGCGATCACGAAGCCGTGCCCGGTCGGCGTTCTAGGGGACGGAGGAGATCTGACCGCGGACAAGCTCTGGGCGCGCGTGTACAACGCGGCGGGGCAGCTCGTGACGGTCGCCCGCACGACGGACGCGGGGTGGAACCCGGCTCCTTCGTTCTCCCATTCATCTTTCAACTATTCAGGATTCGGATGGGATGGCGGGGCGATCCCGTACGTCGGGCGCCCACCGGGCGCTGCGTACTCCATCTATTACGTGCGGCTCTACCCCGACTACGGGGGGCCGTCCATTGACTGCCCCCACGAATGGAACGATCTGTTCGCGCATGGGGACGGTTTCCATCTCCCCGGCCGCGATCTCCCCGCGACCGCCTATGCGCATCTCTATCTGGACGGCGGGACGCCGGTTCTCCAGTACTGGTTCTTCTTTCCCTGCAACGACTGGGTGAACAACCACGAAGGGGACTGGGAGCACGTCCACCTCCGTCTCTCCTCCGCCAATCCGGACGGAGCGGAGATCACGAGGGCCTGCTTCTATTTCCACGACTTCTTCTTCGAGCGCTCCCCGCCGGAGATCGTCCTCGCGGACGAGACCCACCCGGTCGTCTGGGTCGGCGGGTATGGGGAGTGGACATGCGCGGGATGCGATCCCGGCGACTGCCCAGGGGACCCGAACGTCGGCTACGGCTCCCATGCGTGCTATCCGGCCCCGGGCGTTTGGCTCGACGTCGGGGGCGAGGTGCCCGGATGCGGGCAGGCGGACGAGATCGTCGCGCGCTGCGGCCGCCCGATTCACTGGAGTCGGCTCACCATCGAGATCCTCCCCGAGCCGAACGCGATCGACTACGCGCAGAGCCCGGGGCTCTCCTGGCACAAGGCCGCGATCCCGTTCGGAACCCCGTTCGTTCCGAGCTACTGCGACGACTCGTGCGCGTTCTTCGGCGACTTCCCCCTCACGAGCTGGCTCGTCGGGACGTGCGGGAACGCCGCGCCTCGCGGTCCGTCCCTTCATCCGTCGTGGCGAGTTTTCGCGGGGGGAGCGCCCAACGGGCCGTGGGGCGGAGCAGCGCCCGTGCTCGGCCCCCCGCGGACGATTCGCGTCCCCTCGGAGATCGCCTCGATCCGCGAGGCGGCGGACTGCGCGCGTGCGGGGGACACGATCCTCGTGGGGCCGGGGACGTACTCGGGAGGCGCGCGCCTCCCGGGCGGGATCACGATCGTGAGCGAGGCGGGGCCCGCGTGGACGGTCTGGAAGGCGAGCGGGGGAAGCTTCGCGGCCCTCGTCGAGGAGGGCGCCGTCGGCGCGAGGATCGGCGGCGAAGGACGCGGGTTCACCTTCGCCGGCGACTGTCAGCTTCCCGCGCTCTTCCCGATCCAATTTCTCCGCCTCGCCTCGCGGGGGGAGAGTGTTCTCCAAGGAAACCGGTTTAGCGGCTTCCCGCCGATTCGGTGCATCGTCGAGGTTCCGCCGGGCGGAAGCGTCACCCGGATCGAATCGAACCGCTTCTCGGTTCCCTTTTCCACCGCGATCCGAGCGGAAATCACGGCCGGCCAGACGCTCGTCGTCGGCGGATCGCTCGAAGCCGCCAACGACTTCGCGCGGCATCCGGGAAAGGCGGCGATCGAGATCGCGTGCGACCACTGCCCGGGGCTTTCAGCCGAGTACAACTACTGGAGCACGCTCGACCCGGACACGATCCGAACGATGTTCGCCTGGGCGGTGAGCGTCGTGGACTTCGATCCGTGGACCGACTCCGCGCATGCCGGCGTCTACGGGCTCTCCTCGGGAACCGGCGGCTCGCCGGAGATCGAGGACGTGTTCCGTTTTGACGAGGCGGAGCCGAACCCCGTTTCGGGCCGAGTGACCGTGCGCTTTCAAATTCCGGAGGCGGGCGAGGTGCGCCTCGGGGTGTACGACTCACGGGGCCGCGAGGTCCTTCGCCCCTGGGACGGGAGGCTCGGCGCCGGTCTGCGGGAGATCACGTTCGACGTCCGCTCGCTCCCGAGCGGCGTCTATTTCCTCCGGATCGAGAACGAAGGACGTTCCGCCGTCCGTAAGATCGTGCTCGTGCGATAGGATGTCCGGTCGCCGGGCGCCGCTCTCGCCGTCGCTCGGGAGGAAACAGGGTGAAGACATACGATTCATGTATAAAGGAACGGTCGATCCATCCCAGACCCGGATGGCTTCTCGCTCTCTGCTCGATCCTCATTTCTCTCTTCTCGATCACTCCCTTGAGGGCGGCCGGGGAGCCGGCGGCGTACCGGAGCCGCTTTCGAGTCGGCGTCGGTTTCGTGCGCGAGTTGGAAGGGGACGGCGCGGAGACTCGCTTCGCCGTCGGTCTCTCAGGAATCTGGAACGTGCGGCCGCGTATCGGGATCGGGGTGGACGGCGCTCTTCACGATCTCCGCGACGATCCGAATTCCGGCTCCTTCGGCCTCGCGCGTCTCACGGCGTCGGTCGAGATTCGCCGCGCGCCATTCGGCTCCCTTCTCCCTTTCGCGGCCGCGGGAGCGGGGATCTACTCGTGGCGATGGTGCGAGAAAGGAAGCGGAACCGAGATCGACTTCTGCTCCCTCGCGAACCCGGACCGAAACAAGAACTCGATCGGAGCATGGGTCGGCGCGGGATTTCACGCGGGAATGGCGAGAAGGCGGTCCTTCTCATTCGCCCTTCAGATCCAC
It encodes:
- a CDS encoding glycosyltransferase family 4 protein, with protein sequence MGRGSFLFFEDPKLPDQSLRVLVVANLYPHEGAENYGTFVRDEVGALRRLGVGVDVFYVNGRASRANYLRAVPAYLRQVRARPYQLLHAHHTLTGPVARLERRLPLVLTFHGTEVAESYTAPLSRLMARLVDGRIATSRWVESHLGRKADAIIPPGVDYDLFRPTDPREARRTLGLPLDRKLVLFVGLMRPEKRVDVAREAVRRLGEKGIPVDLVLATDKKHEEIPPYMNAADVLVLVSTGEGSPMVVKEAMGCNLPIVATDVGDIREVIGDTHGCFLCDKSVEGATEAIEKSLRFGRRTDGRSRVMHLSLEESAKKVRAVYERVLERKKK
- a CDS encoding glycosyltransferase family 39 protein; the encoded protein is MRRATQPAPIREAPPNDSYRSLARSGPILALFLLALLLRVAALDRSLWVDETRTFESTDSWESVVDRHVHVGQGDVHPPLYFALVRLARFLSDDPSFLRALFLPFGLVSLLLIHRIGCLRGGHAVGLAALFLAAASPAHIRYSVELRPYSLLLLFSSVSTYAFFRILSGGGTKDRVLFAAATALNLYTHLFAAVLYASHALFLAIPWAGERRSVRRDLAAALLPLLLYLPWLRAALLLAGGRTLRGADGGGLFGTILFARAFLETLVGFAGGKLLAFSATTALLLAGFARLRRSPRFAPVIDAATLVLPAALFTASRPDHHPNMRYFLFLYPYWAVLLGAGAVGIGERLARTRLRLRPLLIGAVTLAPVLVLFLPGERPEIWIRSDRWEDVRDAIEERLTSTDAVVSAPESFTVARLLLPIAGPSLAEKLGENRSIAPPYGDPFRKADDACERIWAIVVGEGRRSEEIRETLAPVAAERRDFRMVECRATLFRIER
- a CDS encoding T9SS type A sorting domain-containing protein codes for the protein MGGETLLHRDRTAARARLRMTMVLLACGAWAIAIPRATLAWEDTDGNGIDDRAEVLLAEKFRPVLILPREEAITKPCPVGVLGDGGDLTADKLWARVYNAAGQLVTVARTTDAGWNPAPSFSHSSFNYSGFGWDGGAIPYVGRPPGAAYSIYYVRLYPDYGGPSIDCPHEWNDLFAHGDGFHLPGRDLPATAYAHLYLDGGTPVLQYWFFFPCNDWVNNHEGDWEHVHLRLSSANPDGAEITRACFYFHDFFFERSPPEIVLADETHPVVWVGGYGEWTCAGCDPGDCPGDPNVGYGSHACYPAPGVWLDVGGEVPGCGQADEIVARCGRPIHWSRLTIEILPEPNAIDYAQSPGLSWHKAAIPFGTPFVPSYCDDSCAFFGDFPLTSWLVGTCGNAAPRGPSLHPSWRVFAGGAPNGPWGGAAPVLGPPRTIRVPSEIASIREAADCARAGDTILVGPGTYSGGARLPGGITIVSEAGPAWTVWKASGGSFAALVEEGAVGARIGGEGRGFTFAGDCQLPALFPIQFLRLASRGESVLQGNRFSGFPPIRCIVEVPPGGSVTRIESNRFSVPFSTAIRAEITAGQTLVVGGSLEAANDFARHPGKAAIEIACDHCPGLSAEYNYWSTLDPDTIRTMFAWAVSVVDFDPWTDSAHAGVYGLSSGTGGSPEIEDVFRFDEAEPNPVSGRVTVRFQIPEAGEVRLGVYDSRGREVLRPWDGRLGAGLREITFDVRSLPSGVYFLRIENEGRSAVRKIVLVR